One genomic segment of Salarias fasciatus chromosome 8, fSalaFa1.1, whole genome shotgun sequence includes these proteins:
- the spsb3b gene encoding SPRY domain-containing SOCS box protein 3 has product MSHCKTAYRKATARAAMLRRGRNGRARHLAWGEPRLEADAMAAIQTVDTQEREGQSMTQISDVAMEEDCLDGARSALAEEALPSTEPVTGESFCRCERQEEFGIGFSAISDCLCGEEDQDFDWVWDEHVKSSGAFLSCDDRKVSFHSDYSCGTAAIRGTKELSDGQHYWEVKMTSPVYGTDMMVGIGTAEMNLDKFRYNFGSLLGHDEDSWGLSYTGLLQHKGDKVKFSSRFGEGSIIGVHLDTWHGTLTFYKNRRCIGVAATRLQNKKFYPMVCSTAAKSSMKVIRACYTPTSLQYLCCTRVRQILPSCPDILNALQLPPGLRLLLQLQLGWVFTLSSSSSSSSDPDASEQQDDFPEDLLEEMSLPPSPRSPSPVSTPSACASPSPCTSPFSDAVPCLRCPCQLSPPFGACRCPPTPPSSDYDSCCSEPEDYQCKRSRWT; this is encoded by the exons ATGAGCCACTGCAAGACAGCGTATAGAAAGGCTACTGCAAG AGCTGCCATGCTGAGAAGAGGCAGGAACGGCCGCGCGCGGCATTTGGCCTGGGGTGAACCTCGGCTAGAGGCAGATGCCATGGCAGCGATCCAGACGGTGGACACGCAGGAGAGGGAAGGCCAATCAATGACACAG ATCAGCGACgtggccatggaggaggactgcCTGGACGGCGCCCGGTCGGCCTTGGCGGAGGAGGCCTTGCCGAGCACGGAGCCGGTGACCGGGGAGTCTTTCTGCCGCTGTGAGCGACAGGAAGAGTTCGGCATAGGTTTCAGCGCCATCAGTGACTGCCTCTGCGGGGAGGAGGATCAGG ATTTCGACTGGGTGTGGGATGAGCACGTTAAGTCGTCCGGAGCCTTCCTCAGCTGCGACGACAGAAAAGTGAGCTTTCACTCCGACTACAGCTGTGGCACGGCGGCCATCCGCGGCACCAAGGAGCTCTCGGACGGTCAGCACTACTGGGAGGTCAAGATGACGTCTCCCGTCTACGGGACTGACATG ATGGTAGGAATTGGGACGGCAGAGATGAATCTGGACAAGTTCAGGTACAACTTTGGCAGCCTGCTCGGCCACGATGAGGACAGCTGGGGACTTTCCTACACAG GTCTTCTCCAACACAAAGGCGATAAAGTGAAATTCTCCTCTCGGTTTGGTGAAGGCTCCATCATCGGCGTGCACCTGGACACGTGGCACGGCACCCTGACCTTCTACAAGAACCGGCGCTGCATCG GCGTCGCTGCCACCAGGCTGCAGAACAAGAAGTTCTACCCCATGGTGTGCTCCACGGCAGCCAAGAGCAGCATGAAGGTGATCCGTGCCTGCTACACCCCCACCTCCCTGCAGTACCTGTGCTGCACCAGAGTCCGCCAGATCCTCCCCTCCTGCCCCGACATCCTCAACGCACTACAGCTACCTCCAGGActgcgcctcctcctgcagctgcagctcggctGGGTTTtcaccctcagcagcagcagcagcagcagcagtgacccCGACgcctcagagcagcaggacgacTTCCCCGAGGATCTCCTGGAGGAGATGAGCCTGCCGCCCAGTCCCCGATCCCCCAGCCCGGTGTCCACCCCGAGTGCCTGCGCCTCCCCCAGCCCCTGCACCAGCCCCTTCTCCGACGCCGTCCCCTGCCTACGCTGCCCCTGTCAGCTGTCGCCTCCCTTCGGCGCCTGCCGCTGCCCGCCGACTCCTCCCAGCAGCGACTACGACAGCTGCTGCTCCGAGCCGGAGGACTACCAGTGCAAGAGGAGCCGCTGGACATGA
- the eme2 gene encoding essential meiotic structure-specific endonuclease subunit 2 isoform X1, with the protein MSAPRQVKTWEISASEDSEAETEELRADRSSGDQSEALFPSSATKTRTPSSAPLSPPRPGTSAATPSPARKRRSQEEIEADRQRAKERREARERLRTARAQEKEGRRQEQLRRKEAAERLKTLRPENYIKTLTVCIHPALLQQHGSDLLLDTLAAYEWRLSIESQRLTHSIAWTRDVAQQEDEGEAVLEEEQMLLVLTMADFVDLVVAVNKTLHSDMQEAEAEAGSLLSLLSECLNRDAAKVLTLLVTDSDHSRTNTEHFREETLQSKLGMNNLDIEEVRVYLQLYKNISLVFVDGWQDITDHVCAVTKALSKRPLKLLAEREELPFCVDGSWASGVRVERDGSGLVQVWAKQMEQLNRVSPAVASSVASAYSSPQLLLQAYQSLDREDDRKRLLAGLSVKSEGKERRIGPEISARLYRCFTAQNPELVLD; encoded by the exons ATGTCAGCTCCGCGCCAGGTTAAAACCTGGGAAATTTCTGCATCCGAGGACAGCGAGGCTGAAACTGAAGAACTCCGAGCGGATCGGAGCTCCGGAGACCAAAGCGAAGCTCTGTTCCCATCATCAGCAACAAAGACCCGgaccccctcctccgccccgctGTCCCCTCCACGACCCGGGACGTCCGCAGCCACCCCGAGTCCTGCAAGGAAACGCCGGAGCCAGGAGGAGATCGAGGCGGACAGACAGCGAgcgaaggagaggagggaggccaGGGAGAGACTGAGAACAGCCAGGGCgcaggagaaggaggggaggaggcaggaacagctgaggaggaaggaggctgcAGAGCGCCTCAAGACCCTGAGGCCAGAGAACTACATCAAGACCCTGACAGTCTGCATACATCCAG ctctgctgcagcagcatggaTCAGACCTCCTGCTGGACACCCTGGCTGCCTACGAGTGGAGGCTCAGCATCGAGAGCCAGCGGCTCACCCACAGCATCGCCTGGACCAGAGACGTAGCTCAG CAGGAAGACGAGGGTGAAGCTGTTCTGGAGGAGGAACAGATGCTGCTGGTTCTGACCATGGCTGATTTCGTAGATCTTGTGGTTGCTGTGAACAAA ACGCTGCACAGTGACATGCAGGAGGCGGAGGCTGAGGCGGGGTCCCTCCTGAGTCTGCTTTCTGAGTGTCTCAACCGTGATGCAGCGAAGGTTCTCACTCTACTAGTGACAGACTCGGATCACAG CAGGACAAACACTGAGCATTTCCGTGAAGAGACACTGCAGTCCAAGTTGGGGATGAACAATCTGGACATCGAGGAG GTTCGGGTGTATCTACAGCTTTACAAAAACATCTCGCTGGTCTTTGTGGATGGCTGGCAGGACATCACTGACCATGTGTGCGCCGTCACCAAAGCCCTATCGAAGCGTCCTCTCAA ACTCCTGGCAGAGCGTGAAGAGcttcctttctgtgtggacGGCTCGTGGGCCAGCGGGGTGCGGGTGGAGAGGGACGGCTCGGGGCTGGTTCAGGTCTGGGCCAAGCAGATGGAACAGCTGAACAGAGTGAGCCCCGCCGTGGCGTCCTCTGTGGCCTCGGCGTACTcgtctcctcagctgctgctgcag GCTTATCAGAGTCTGGACCGAGAGGACGACAGGAAGCGGCTGCTGGCAGGTCTGTCAGTGAAGAGTGAAGGCAAAGAGCGCCGCATTGGACccgagatatcagccagacttTACCGCTGCTTCACAGCCCAGAATCCAGAGCTGGTGTTGGACTGA
- the atp6v0cb gene encoding ATPase H+ transporting V0 subunit cb, protein MSSAPEYSPFFAVMGASAAMVFSALGAAYGTAKSGTGIAAMSVMRPELIMKSIIPVVMAGIIAIYGLVVAVLIANGITADISLFKSFLHLGAGLSVGLSGLAAGFAIGIVGDAGVRGTAQQPRLFVGMILILIFAEVLGLYGLIVALILSTK, encoded by the exons ATGTCTTCAGCTCCCGAATACTCCCCGTTCTTCGCGGTCATGGGTGCCTCTGCGGCGATGGTGTTCAGCG CCTTGGGAGCAGCCTATGGCACAGCGAAGAGTGGTACGGGTATTGCTGCCATGTCTGTGATGAGGCCAGAGCTCATCATGAAGTCCATCATCCCCGTCGTCATGGCGGGTATTATAGCCATCTACGGCTTGGTAGTAGCAGTGCTGATTGCCAACGGCATCACAGCTGATATCAGTCTTTTCAA GAGTTTCCTCCACCTCGGAGCCGGGCTGAGCGTGGGACTCAGCGGGCTTGCGGCAGGATTCGCCATCGGCATTGTCGGCGACGCGGGCGTGAGAGGCACAGCTCAGCAGCCCAGGCTTTTTGTGGGCATGATCCTCATCTTGATTTTCGCTGAGGTCTTGGGTCTCTACGGGCTCATCGTTGCCCTCATCCTGTCCACGAAATAA
- the eme2 gene encoding essential meiotic structure-specific endonuclease subunit 2 isoform X3, with protein MSAPRQVKTWEISASEDSEAETEELRADRSSGDQSEALFPSSATKTRTPSSAPLSPPRPGTSAATPSPARKRRSQEEIEADRQRAKERREARERLRTARAQEKEGRRQEQLRRKEAAERLKTLRPENYIKTLTVCIHPALLQQHGSDLLLDTLAAYEWRLSIESQRLTHSIAWTRDVAQEDEGEAVLEEEQMLLVLTMADFVDLVVAVNKTLHSDMQEAEAEAGSLLSLLSECLNRDAAKVLTLLVTDSDHSRTNTEHFREETLQSKLGMNNLDIEEVRVYLQLYKNISLVFVDGWQDITDHVCAVTKALSKRPLKLLAEREELPFCVDGSWASGVRVERDGSGLVQVWAKQMEQLNRVSPAVASSVASAYSSPQLLLQAYQSLDREDDRKRLLAGLSVKSEGKERRIGPEISARLYRCFTAQNPELVLD; from the exons ATGTCAGCTCCGCGCCAGGTTAAAACCTGGGAAATTTCTGCATCCGAGGACAGCGAGGCTGAAACTGAAGAACTCCGAGCGGATCGGAGCTCCGGAGACCAAAGCGAAGCTCTGTTCCCATCATCAGCAACAAAGACCCGgaccccctcctccgccccgctGTCCCCTCCACGACCCGGGACGTCCGCAGCCACCCCGAGTCCTGCAAGGAAACGCCGGAGCCAGGAGGAGATCGAGGCGGACAGACAGCGAgcgaaggagaggagggaggccaGGGAGAGACTGAGAACAGCCAGGGCgcaggagaaggaggggaggaggcaggaacagctgaggaggaaggaggctgcAGAGCGCCTCAAGACCCTGAGGCCAGAGAACTACATCAAGACCCTGACAGTCTGCATACATCCAG ctctgctgcagcagcatggaTCAGACCTCCTGCTGGACACCCTGGCTGCCTACGAGTGGAGGCTCAGCATCGAGAGCCAGCGGCTCACCCACAGCATCGCCTGGACCAGAGACGTAGCTCAG GAAGACGAGGGTGAAGCTGTTCTGGAGGAGGAACAGATGCTGCTGGTTCTGACCATGGCTGATTTCGTAGATCTTGTGGTTGCTGTGAACAAA ACGCTGCACAGTGACATGCAGGAGGCGGAGGCTGAGGCGGGGTCCCTCCTGAGTCTGCTTTCTGAGTGTCTCAACCGTGATGCAGCGAAGGTTCTCACTCTACTAGTGACAGACTCGGATCACAG CAGGACAAACACTGAGCATTTCCGTGAAGAGACACTGCAGTCCAAGTTGGGGATGAACAATCTGGACATCGAGGAG GTTCGGGTGTATCTACAGCTTTACAAAAACATCTCGCTGGTCTTTGTGGATGGCTGGCAGGACATCACTGACCATGTGTGCGCCGTCACCAAAGCCCTATCGAAGCGTCCTCTCAA ACTCCTGGCAGAGCGTGAAGAGcttcctttctgtgtggacGGCTCGTGGGCCAGCGGGGTGCGGGTGGAGAGGGACGGCTCGGGGCTGGTTCAGGTCTGGGCCAAGCAGATGGAACAGCTGAACAGAGTGAGCCCCGCCGTGGCGTCCTCTGTGGCCTCGGCGTACTcgtctcctcagctgctgctgcag GCTTATCAGAGTCTGGACCGAGAGGACGACAGGAAGCGGCTGCTGGCAGGTCTGTCAGTGAAGAGTGAAGGCAAAGAGCGCCGCATTGGACccgagatatcagccagacttTACCGCTGCTTCACAGCCCAGAATCCAGAGCTGGTGTTGGACTGA
- the nubp2 gene encoding cytosolic Fe-S cluster assembly factor nubp2 — protein MEQNSDGSLSQVQHVVLVLSGKGGVGKSTITTELALALRHAGKKVGILDVDLCGPSIPRMLSMGRPDVHQCDSGWVPVYTDAQKSLALMSIGFLLEDPDEAVVWRGPKKTALIGQFVSDVAWGELDVLLVDTPPGTSDEHLAVLENLKKHRVDGAILVTTPQAVSTGDVRREITFCKKTGVRILGIIENMSGFVCPHCSECSNIFSKGGGEELAKLTGSVFLGSVPLDPLLSASIEEGKDFLQSFPDSATFSAISSISQTLLNSLQSD, from the exons ATGGAGCAAAATAGCG ATGGGAGCTTATCCCAGGTCCAGCATGTTGTGTTGGTCCTGTCAGGGAAAGGAGGTGTGGGTAAGAGCACCATCACCACAGAGTTAGCTCTGGCTCTCAGGCACGCTGGGAAAAAG GTTGGCATCCTGGATGTGGACCTCTGTGGACCCAGCATCCCCCGCATGCTGAGTATGGGCCGGCCCGATGTACACCAGTGTGACTCTGGCTGGGTGCCAGTTTACACCGACGCTCAGAAGAGTCTGGCCCTCATGTCTATCGGattcctgctggaggacccaGATGAAGCAGTGGTTTGGAGGGGCCCCAAAAAAACCG CTTTGATCGGACAGTTTGTGTCAGACGTAGCCTGGGGAGAACTGGATGTGCTCCTCGTGGACACACCGCCGGGGACGTCTGATGAACATCTGGCAGTGCTGGAAAACCTCAAAAAACATCGAGTGGATGGAGCCATTCTGGTCACCACACCTCAG GCGGTATCGACGGGGGATGTGAGGAGAGAGATCACTTTCTGCAAGAAGACAGGCGTACGGATCCTGGGAATCATAGAGAACATGAGTGGCTTTGTTTGTCCACACTGCTCC GAATGCAGCAACATATTCTCAAAGGGAGGCGGTGAAGAGCTGGCCAAACTGACCGGATCAGTGTTTCTGG GTTCTGTACCTCTGGATCCTCTCCTCAGTGCCAGTATAGAAGAAGGCAAAGACTTCCTGCAGTCGTTTCCTGACAGCGCCACCTTCAGTGCAATTAGCAGTATTTCCCAGACCTTGCTGAACAGCCTCCAGTCAGACTGA
- the eme2 gene encoding essential meiotic structure-specific endonuclease subunit 2 isoform X2 translates to MSAPRQVKTWEISASEDSEAETEELRADRSSGDQSEALFPSSATKTRTPSSAPLSPPRPGTSAATPSPARKRRSQEEIEADRQRAKERREARERLRTARAQEKEGRRQEQLRRKEAAERLKTLRPENYIKTLTVCIHPALLQQHGSDLLLDTLAAYEWRLSIESQRLTHSIAWTRDVAQQEDEGEAVLEEEQMLLVLTMADFVDLVVAVNKTLHSDMQEAEAEAGSLLSLLSECLNRDAAKVLTLLVTDSDHRTNTEHFREETLQSKLGMNNLDIEEVRVYLQLYKNISLVFVDGWQDITDHVCAVTKALSKRPLKLLAEREELPFCVDGSWASGVRVERDGSGLVQVWAKQMEQLNRVSPAVASSVASAYSSPQLLLQAYQSLDREDDRKRLLAGLSVKSEGKERRIGPEISARLYRCFTAQNPELVLD, encoded by the exons ATGTCAGCTCCGCGCCAGGTTAAAACCTGGGAAATTTCTGCATCCGAGGACAGCGAGGCTGAAACTGAAGAACTCCGAGCGGATCGGAGCTCCGGAGACCAAAGCGAAGCTCTGTTCCCATCATCAGCAACAAAGACCCGgaccccctcctccgccccgctGTCCCCTCCACGACCCGGGACGTCCGCAGCCACCCCGAGTCCTGCAAGGAAACGCCGGAGCCAGGAGGAGATCGAGGCGGACAGACAGCGAgcgaaggagaggagggaggccaGGGAGAGACTGAGAACAGCCAGGGCgcaggagaaggaggggaggaggcaggaacagctgaggaggaaggaggctgcAGAGCGCCTCAAGACCCTGAGGCCAGAGAACTACATCAAGACCCTGACAGTCTGCATACATCCAG ctctgctgcagcagcatggaTCAGACCTCCTGCTGGACACCCTGGCTGCCTACGAGTGGAGGCTCAGCATCGAGAGCCAGCGGCTCACCCACAGCATCGCCTGGACCAGAGACGTAGCTCAG CAGGAAGACGAGGGTGAAGCTGTTCTGGAGGAGGAACAGATGCTGCTGGTTCTGACCATGGCTGATTTCGTAGATCTTGTGGTTGCTGTGAACAAA ACGCTGCACAGTGACATGCAGGAGGCGGAGGCTGAGGCGGGGTCCCTCCTGAGTCTGCTTTCTGAGTGTCTCAACCGTGATGCAGCGAAGGTTCTCACTCTACTAGTGACAGACTCGGATCACAG GACAAACACTGAGCATTTCCGTGAAGAGACACTGCAGTCCAAGTTGGGGATGAACAATCTGGACATCGAGGAG GTTCGGGTGTATCTACAGCTTTACAAAAACATCTCGCTGGTCTTTGTGGATGGCTGGCAGGACATCACTGACCATGTGTGCGCCGTCACCAAAGCCCTATCGAAGCGTCCTCTCAA ACTCCTGGCAGAGCGTGAAGAGcttcctttctgtgtggacGGCTCGTGGGCCAGCGGGGTGCGGGTGGAGAGGGACGGCTCGGGGCTGGTTCAGGTCTGGGCCAAGCAGATGGAACAGCTGAACAGAGTGAGCCCCGCCGTGGCGTCCTCTGTGGCCTCGGCGTACTcgtctcctcagctgctgctgcag GCTTATCAGAGTCTGGACCGAGAGGACGACAGGAAGCGGCTGCTGGCAGGTCTGTCAGTGAAGAGTGAAGGCAAAGAGCGCCGCATTGGACccgagatatcagccagacttTACCGCTGCTTCACAGCCCAGAATCCAGAGCTGGTGTTGGACTGA